From the genome of Cololabis saira isolate AMF1-May2022 chromosome 1, fColSai1.1, whole genome shotgun sequence:
ACTAGATGTTGTGTTAAGAGCATAGTATTctagtttaacttgaatactctcTCACGGTTGAACCAATACAAAACAGGTATCTGAAATACACAACACTGTATGAGTTATGATAAATCACAATGTAATGAGGGTGTAAATATACAGTTTAACTTTACATACTCACATAGAAATGACGGTTGAATGTtaacctaaaaaaacaaaccagcaatgcCATTTTTCTCAATGTTTGGGGATAAGGAGTTTCTTCAACAGGTCACTTTTTTCTGCAACTCTGTCATTGTCAAGGGACATGAGGATCTTTCTCTGTAGTCATATGCATGAACGCTTCCAGGTGTTCTTGTGACTGTGtgctcccccctcacaaaagaaaaacagagaaacatattttctcatgaacaaatttaattgtctgaaagagggttcaaatgttatttcattgccCGAAAAATATACtattttgttacttggaaaattttaaatatgttttgttggtgagaaaatatgtttctctatttttcttatttttgtgaggggggatatatattgtttttcggcactaccttgttctctatagctgatataacatgaattattcCTATGTggaatcaataaagttcttatttttgccatctgagaaaattaaatatattatatttggtgcctaactgtttccaacaATCTTTTTCATGTGGGAAGTCAGAATGACATTCCCTTCATCCAAATGCACTTTTGTTCTTATTCTACCAAAGTCCATGTTGTGCACCTTTCCAAAAAGACACATGTTTACAGCACCAATAATTTCTGTATTAATTCTGATTTTTGATCgatttctttttatgttttgaaggtaatttaaaaaataaaaccgggttcaactttagccaaaacgaggagcagtttaatagaaaaacacagaaaaactcccacagggaactcagaacttcttcacaaataacttaaaaatcacagagaggaaaaaaaaaacaccagcaaactaacaaacaaagcaacaaagctcagagttaacaaaacgaaccagcaatgaacaactcgcagcccTGCTCTTAAattctcctcctgatgagctgacgggctgcaggtggtttaaggatgatttatggttccgcgttaaatccacgcgtaacctacggcgtaggctctgcgtcgatttaacgcggaaccataaatcaggcttcacagcgcgactcactgtccgccgcgcagctcctcgccacgccgactccgcgctcatatatctaataaatttataaagcccatatatttataaagccctgcctggccgagccctaacactgtggCCGGCCACCGGCCGTCCTGGAGTACCGGCCGTTCTGTGATTCTCCAGATCACACAGATGGCCAGTCCGCCCCtggctgaacatttgtcggacgccatgcttctattttcttccttcttcctttcgctcgcgttgaaagccggttgaaagcgctgtaggaaacagtcatggatgaggaatggctgatccagttagttgaaatgagaagttatctctatgattcctcctcatttcactacaaaaacctcaataaagtggcagctgctggagggagcaTGCAGTTAcatggttttatagttgtgggcgtggtttgcattttggttacgtaacgaaaatgcgcagaatctgaacggctcgtagaagccacatcacactggatggctcatccgggtggCTGTACAGATGTAACAGAGTTTTGTTGTTGACTCCACTTGCCACCTATTACTTTTTAGATAGTACCAGTATCGTGAGAGTTCATTGGTTGGCGTTACTTTCCTCCGTCTATAAGTACTGGCAGTGACGTTGACGCAGTACCAGTATGAGAGGATTGAGCTAGGTTACACGAAGCACAGCGTTACGTTAACTGATATTATGATATTGATATTATGTCTGACTACATTACAGAAAGTGGCGACTGCATTGTAGGCTACTGTACTTGGTGCAACAAATTGGTTCAATTCGTCACTGTTTATATCGTAGTTAGCTTCCTTAGcttctaagctaagctaacttTTCTATCTTCTCTGTAGGGCtgtgccgtgtgtgtgtgcacgtgcttACGTGACTGACCAGTGAATTCTCACGCTGTATGCAGGCAATAAATGTCAGGTGAAAAATCCAAGGAGTGTCTGTCCCTTACtaacacaacgcagacgaaaGGAAGCTGAACAACTGTtacacagacactgcagaatttggttgctttccttcttctcttagttggcaggctgaggggagaccactttatatatgttaaagcaagagaaaacgtgtttttcataatagatcccctttaaagTAAGAATGCACGGTCAGGTTTTTATTCAGAGCTCATAAATCAAGTGCCCTGGTGTTAATTAGCCATTACctgagtttttttgttttttattttgcctgatacaagcaaaacatttgttttaaactAGGCTATAAATACCTTTACTCCGGGTGTTGTACATTTTAAACATGAGGTCAATGGAGGCTGACTTgtttttggagccagcccctagtggtctgtGGTCAGGTATGTGCCACGCCGTCCACACCTATTAGTACGGTATAATCAGTGGCTGTTTTGCCAACCCAGCAGATGTCCCATACGGTCAGAAGTAGTCTTGCTGCATATACGTGACTGCCTTATATTATGCAGGGGTTCAATATAGGATTAAACTCTACATCTCAGCTGAGCTAGCAACAGGGCAACTGGCCAATGAAACTTATTCAAGATCCTGGTTTGCCCCAGATTGTGTTAAACTCAGACTACGATAAGGGAGGGGTACTTAAAGTTATCAGGGgtcgtgtttccattacccctagatttgcgcaaaacccaaatattgaaGAAGAAATCCTGTAATGGAAACAGCTCTAATTTGAAAACACTcccaaatatcacaaaaaccttTGTGCGCTTCCAGAAGGGGGGTTTTCAggcgataataataatagattttatCGCAAAAGTCTAATGAAAACACTTTTTGTGCATTTCCACGTCTCTGGCCGCGCTGGATGGGTAAGAGGCCAATCCAAAGTCATCAACATCTAGTTTCCAGCTATTTTTGACACTACTTAATAATTAtgcattacataagggctttgccGCTGAATAATCGTTGGAATGATCATCCGCTGCCTTCATCATCTGAATATTTTGTCGTAATCGCTATAATTTGTCAAAGTCTAAAGATGtctttcttcatcttcttcctaCGTTGAGATTTCCTTTTCCGTTTTATTGATGAAAAAGTCTCACAGCACGAGATCACAGAGAGTTACAGAATTACACGTATTCGAAAAACACCATTCAAAGGAAACACCGACCCCCCGCAGCACAAATTCTTTATCGCATATTCAGAgattcgattttttttcacgcaaaagtgtcatggaaacaAGACTAGGGATAAAAGGATATTTGAACAGAAACTGTTGTATAGATTCTCTTCTCTGAGAAAATTGTAAAGCACAGTGCTTCAAAGTGTTGCTTAATGAACCTCATGGTGAAAAGGTTTCTACATTTTCTAAATGGAAATGTGTCTCATGAGTGTTACCACAAAAGATATAGGAGTGAAAACACGGTGACGTGACTGTTAGAAAGTAATTTCTCAATCTTTCAATAGAGAAACAGCATCGCAAACTATGCAGATTTAAGTCCTCAGGAAAGCATTCTCCACTTGCTTTGGCATCCGTCGACATCCTGCATCCGATCATTGAAACATCTGAGATTTTCAGATTCCACAACTCTCTCAGAaagaataacatttttaaaatctcAACTACTCATGCCTCCCCTGAGGATACTGGCTCCTTTCTCTTCATCTCACAGCAACAACAGGCTCTACCGAGAGGATGTCGGCCCTCCCCGTCAGGACCCGCCTGGCAGTGAAGAGCACATGAGCATCCTTCAGGTTGTGCGAGGGAGCGGATGAATCGTGACTCTGCTGTGAGGAGTTCTGGCCCGGATTTGACAAAGCTTGGCTCGGCCTGGAGGCGTCGTGGTTGTCAGGCCAGGCGGTTCTGTGGCAGGGAACACGAGGGACCGCGGGTCGATGCTCCGGCTCCAGGCCCACCTCCAGCCTCCGTTTCCACGTGCACTTTTcaaggaggagctgcagctcctgCCGGAAGATGGGATTGAGACAGCAGTAGATAAACGGGTTGTAGCAGGTGGAGCTCATGGCCAACCAATGAAAGCAGAAGTACAGAGCGTTGGAGTAGTGGATGGCCTGGCTGGACAGCAGCACCACGTAGCAGTTGAGGGGAAACCAGCAGACGGCGAACACGCCGACGACCAGGAGCAGCATGGCCAGCGTTCGCCGGCGCTTCCTTCTCTGGGTGGCGTGCTGGGCTGTCGTCGTGTCGCCGATGGCGTTGTGGCGCCACAACCGACAAGCCACCGTGGTGTAGGAGGCGGTGATGATGAGGAGGGGCAGCATGTAGAGCAGTATGAACGTCAGGAGGTCAATGTACTGCCAATAAACATCTGACGGCTCCGGAAAGTCCGGGACGCACAGGCTTCGCTCTTTCTCCTTGCTGAGGAGGTAGAAAAATGGAAGACACGTTAAAGAAAACAGGTCAAAAAGTAGATCAAGTCAGGGTTATTTTAAGACATATTATTATGAgacttgaaaaaattaaaaggaTAATAATCCTTTCTTTAAAAggtctggggcctcatctataaagcttgcttgcgcagaaaaagcgcctgaaagttgcggaagccaccttctacgcaaatcctcggatctaaaaagaaaaaactaaccgaaaaatctgcttatctttacggcaaccctcaccctcccgtaagaatttacttaagacacggggaactggcgacgcagggattgaggtggtgaaatgaagccagattcatgtcatactcttaataatgtcatcacacatcacaacatatatcagacttaaaataataaaataataaaataaaatagcgctgatcgtgttcctctgtgtgaagctgtcagtcaggactctgctgctgctgctgctgcagcctcttcttcacccgctttaggacagaacaaatgaggggctgcgtttagggagccccacggagcccctaaagggactcagattttttttcatatatatgagttttacgcgcgtgtgaaacctttacgtgcaggtgtatggtgcctaaattagggtcccgcgttaaaacgacgcagggtacgcggcgacgcgcacctacgccgtaagctctgcgttgtgTGACGCAGAaacataaacccgccctgagcagctctgaggggagacgggagaggaggagggggaggggaggggggggtgaagcggggctgcggggctgcggggccgttttcgtatcgctttcatacagtgtcttgataatttgcaatttaaggctgagcctaccgttagtttttaaactgtaaaaagtaaggggaaaaaaaacatgattttgaaaagacagggggacgtgtgtccccctgttgcgccggggaactcacggcgtttagcgcagcaacggcgtgctgccactcactcgctttattttattgtatactatttatatacttattctaacttttactgtgaccaccaaataatgtggttttcctgtcctccacatcatgtacaacatctctgtctccgtgaaagtcagtgtcacggtggctgctacttctaattcattctgacaccaaacaggctgcaggaagccactgcgcatgctcagcaggctcatccatatgcatttatgggcgtgtagagggtgggattagaggcggattcagctgcgcaggtctgtgattcataaaggaacgttgcgtgcaaatctgcgtgcacatggttttattgatccggatttttttttgcgcccggcattttcggcttttttttttttttttaaatgtttttattggcagattgtttccacaatacagagcaaaacagatgaacataccttttttttttttttttctccctctccccatccctccccccaTGGTTATCATCATTACATTTCCTTTGGGAATAGCAAACAATAAAAcgaataacaacaataaaattaaaaaaaaaaaaagaaaaaaaaaaagaagtaaataaataaaaataaaaaaacactaatACAGTGACataaagtagtagtagtgcaatgactgtaaacttaaataagaaaataaagtgaGAACGAAACCGAGATGGGTTATCTAGAGATTAAAGTTATATACCAATGTAATTGggctgttattttttttaggggtagaaaaatgaaaaacaacaaacaacaagaaACAGACATCAGCTCAGTCCTTTGGAAGTACCCTCAAATTTTCAAAATAGGTAATAAATGGTTGCCAACTCAAGAAGAACCTATCTAATGAACCTCTAATtgtgaattttattttttccaattttaagaAATCCATAACATCCTTGAGCCATAAGGTAGTAGAAGGAGGCTTTGGGGATTTCCACCCCAACAATATTCTTCGTCTTGCTATCAGTGTGGTAAATGCTACCATTCTAGACTGTTTTGCGGTCAAAAGTCCAAATTCCGGTGGTATTCCAAAAATGGCTATCTGGGGTGATGGCTCCAAACGAATATCAAATACATCAGACAAAATCTTGAAAATATTTGTCCAATAACCTACTAGTTTGGGGCAAGACCAAAACATATGAGTGTGATTAGCCGGAGAGAGGGCACACCTATTACATTTATCTTCAACTTCGGGATATATCGTTGCTAGTTTAGATTTGCAATAGTGAAGTCTATGAAAGATTTTGAATTGGATAAGGCCTAGCCTAGCGCACGACGTTGATGTATTGATCTTATCAATAGCTTCATCCCACCATTCGTCCAGAAAAGTCTCGCCCAACTCTGCCTCCCATTTAGCTCTACTTTTCATCACAGGGTGCTCATTCAGTCTCATGAGAGATCGATATGTTACAGAAATGTGGCCTTTTTGTCCAGGATGCAATATTAGAAGGTTGTCCCATGGTCTATCTGCCGGTTTTTCAGGATAGGAGGGAAATTGCTTTACAACAAAATCTCTAATTTGAAAATATCGAAAGAGATCATTATGGGGTAGATCATATTTCGTACGGATCTTATCAAAGCTACAGAATACATTCTTCTCATAAAGATCTGAAAATTTGATAAGACCCTTACCCTTCCATTGTTCGAACACAGGGTCTGATAAAGAGGGAAGAAATAAATTATTGCCAAGTATAGAACAATTTATGGAGCCATCTATAAATTTAAAGTGGGAGCgtaactgtgaccaaatcttaatgGAAGCAATCACAACCGGATTTTGGGTAAATTTAGTTGGTGAAAGGGGTAATTTAGAGTAAAGTATCGCAGGGAGAGAGACCGGGCGGCATGATTTAAATTCTAGCACACACCAGTCAGTCTGAGGAGAATGAAACCAGAAAGCCATTTTCTGAACGTTGGCTGACCAATAATAGTAAGTAAAATTAGGTAGAGCTAGACCCCCTTCGTCACGGCTCCTCTGTAAGACAGAAT
Proteins encoded in this window:
- the gpr83 gene encoding G-protein coupled receptor 83 codes for the protein MLLVKNLQPLSRITQLVAPASQHHLISASGNESSLLGEETLPGSERSLNASGQPGKNRTSSGMLLLDFDDGTLEDWRSLANSKSRGRESQVGGVKALLVAAYSLIIVVSLFGNTLVCHVLVKNKRSQSSTSLFILNLAVADIFITVLNTPFTLVRFVNSTWVFGRTMCHISRFVQYCSLHVSTLTLTAIALDRRQMILHPLRPRMTLVQGGVWVAVIWIMATCFSLPHAIYQKLLTFTYSKEKERSLCVPDFPEPSDVYWQYIDLLTFILLYMLPLLIITASYTTVACRLWRHNAIGDTTTAQHATQRRKRRRTLAMLLLVVGVFAVCWFPLNCYVVLLSSQAIHYSNALYFCFHWLAMSSTCYNPFIYCCLNPIFRQELQLLLEKCTWKRRLEVGLEPEHRPAVPRVPCHRTAWPDNHDASRPSQALSNPGQNSSQQSHDSSAPSHNLKDAHVLFTARRVLTGRADILSVEPVVAVR